ATACCCAGTTTTTGATAAGTAATAGGGAAAATTTTAGGATACTTCGCACCCACGGTTAAAATCAAAGTGGTAAAATCTTGTAAAGACATTTCATCACGAAACATCGTCTCCCGATACCTTGGCGGTAATTCGTCAAGCACAATCATGATTTGATTCATCAACTCATTAACAAAATTCGGCTCATCGGTTGATTCATTGTAGCACATAAATTTCATCAGGTTGGACATAATCGCGACATTGGGTTCATACGCATTGATTTCGGAAAGCCGCTCAACACTGAGGTCATTTTGATCGAATGCCTCTGCAAATTTCGAAACCGTTCGCTCCAGATTTCTCACCATCGAGCCAAAGCCGCAAAAAGTCAGTGGCGATGAGAGAGAAGCTGCATCACCCAATAAAATCAAGCGATGAGCGGCAGTCACGCGCGTTTTGCCGAATCCATCATGATGATAAGCCGGTATGATTCCAAAAACTGGTTTGATAATCTTGAATTCTTTTGAGGGCTTTTTGTAGGCTGGTAACTTTTCAAAATAGATTTCAAAAAGATTCAAGAGTGATTTATCGGCCAGAGACTCAAGCTTATCATAAAAAAAGAGATAAGTTGTAAACTCATGATTTGTTGCCGGGAAGCCTTCCCAAATTAATTGACGGTGGGCTTCGGCAGGTTCATTACTCAAAAGAATTTCTCCAATGTCGTAATCAATTCCTTCTAACCCTGAAGCCAAAGTGCCAACGGTTGGACAAACATGCGTTTGAGGCCGTGCAAAGCCATCCACCGTGTTGAGTTGCATTGCAAGGGGCGACATCACGCCCATTGCATCAGCAAAGGCTTTTGCACGATAATACTTTGTTTCGCCATCCTTTTGAACCTCAACCGTCACTGAATCTTTGCCTTGAAATAATCGCTTAAATTCCGTTTGCCCTAAAACCAAATTCCCCTCACTTGAATTGACTTTTTTCAACGCATGATTCAGGATAATATCGGAATCAATGGCGCAATCAAGTACTTTATCGATGAAAAGCCGCTTAACATTAGACTTTGCGGCAAATTCCACAAAACCGGTTTTATAAGATTTGGTGATTGCTTTTTCACTTTCTGAAAGCGACATAAAGCCCATTGCATCAAGCCTCTGCAATTCGCGCAAAGAGATATTCCAATCGCGATGTGTTTTTGCGGGTGTGTGTTTATCGATAAGCAAGATTTTCTTGTTGTAAAGCGAAGTCAGTGCAGCAGCGTGCAAGAGCCCAAGGGTCGCGCCCGAATAGATGACATCAAATTCGCCGGAAATGACGGCAGAATTAGGGAGTTCCGATTCGGAGAAAAGAACTTTTGGCGGTGGTATAGCTTCCCCTAACCCCACGTGCGACCAATATCGATCAATTTCTTGAATTCGTTTGAGCCAATACTCTCCGTTTTGAATATGGGAGAAATAATGATGGGTTAATGGATGTGTTGATTGAATAGTGCTAAGCATAATTGAAATGATGAGCAAAAATAAATCTGCTCATGTAATTTATTCTTCAAATTCGCTTTCACGGCGAAGGTAGTTTTCGAGGTCATCGAGCATAATGCCGGCTTCGTCTTGCGAGATTGAGCCTTTTTGCACCGCCACACGGACTGTCTCCATCGCCATTGCGGCATAGACACTAATCAAATGCGGCATTTGCTCTGAAAGTTCAGCGAGATGCCGTTTTACGGTTGCGACATCGCCGCGTTCGATGGGGCCGGAGAGCGCGTCCCAAATGCGTTCGCTATCGCGAAGGTTATCGAGCATGCTACGCATAATGGGTTCAAAGACCTTGAAAGCTTCGCGCTGAGGAGTGCCCAAGGCTGCAAAAAGTTCGGAGGCAACACTTGTTAGGGTCACCATATAATTTGAAAGCATGACCGAGGAAATATGATAAAGTGTCTTGGCTTCTTTGGGAAGGATTAAAATTTTACCGCCAAATTGATGTGCTAAAAATTTTCCAAACTCAATTCCTTCTTCCTCATCGGATTGCAATCCATAGTAGCACTTGAATTTCTCAGGGTAATTGGGCAAAATCTTTTTGGTAAAGGTTTGATAAGGGTGCATTGAAAGCGTGAGTGCGCCGCGGCGACCAAGCGGTAAGAGGACATCGGTTGTAAGTGCGCCAGAAAAGTGTACGACCGTTAAATGCTTTAGATTATGATTGTGCTCGGCATATTGCTTCACAACTTCAGGAATTTTACTATCCTGTACGGCAATCAGTAAGAGATTGATGGCTTTGGGGATATCCTCAACCTGATCTGAAATGACTTTGGTTTTAATCTTTCGGCTGAGCTCAAGCGCATCATCAAGGGTTCGATTAATCAGGCAATCGATTGAAAATCCTAGCTGGTGAAGAACGAGTGCAAGTTGTGAGCCCAAAGCTCCTGTTCCCACTAAGGCGATGCGATAATCCTGAACTTTAATATGTGTTATCATAAACTTTCCTTTCAGGATTTGAACACTTAGCAGTAAACAATGATGTCTTTAAGCTAAGTCGCTTCGCATCCTTTGGCCAGATTTTGAAATAATCGAGTGAAGCTTTCCGGGCAATACTGCCGATGAAATTCCTAAGAGGTATAAGTTTTCTCCCAAAGAATACATTCCCACAACAGCATTTCGGTATTCTTTGGTAATCACTCTTAACCGATTGAGTGAAAGTGTTTTACCTTGTAAATTCAATGACTGAATTTCATTTGAGAGTGCTTGTGCAATGGGTTTTAGATTGATTGGTTTAGTAGAAGCGGATTCAATGATGTCCCCCCATTCTGTAACAACCAAAGCGTGCTCGAATCCCTCCTTATCCACCATTTGCCAGAGATTATTTTTTGATCGAAACACTTTATCAATCATCTCTGATGCTATTTCAGCTTTTTGCACAACCTGCTCAGGTGGTTTTGTTTCAATTAATTTTACTTCTTCCCTCTCCGGTTGAACTTCAGAAATAGGCTCATAAGTCATGACTTCAATTTCAGGTGATTTTGGGAGTGAGCGAAGTTCCGGTCGCTCTAAAAGCAGGCGATACAAGAATGGTCTTAAATCAGAGAGCAACATGATCAATCGCTGGGTACCGCAAGTGGGGTTGATTCTCACGCACATTGAAAGTGTGCAATAACCGAGTGGCTCTTTGCACTTTGCTTTTTGCTGATAGGCAGAGACTGCGAGCGTTCCAACTTGCAAATCAAACCGTGTAACTACAGTCTGAGCATTTTGAGATTCACTCAAAACAAATTGATAGAGCGTATCATAAATGGGTTTCAAGTCTCGTGCGGTGAGCTTCGAAAGCACCACTCGAAACTTATCCGGATCATCACACGAATCGATTAATTCTTGCTGCAATTCGTTTGAAATGCTTTGCGTTTCGCTCATCACAAATCCGACTTGATAAATTAATTTTGTGAAATATAAATGAAATAGTCGTAAATCAATTTTCGACTTTGAATGCAGCAGAAGTTTAAAATCGCTTATTCGGAAACATTTTCAAAAAGGGATTGCAAAAATAATTTTGCACCTTGTAAAGCCTTAGCTCTATGGCTGATTTGATTTTTCTCTTCCATCGTAAGTTCAGCTAAGGTTTTATCGAAATTTGAAATCAAAAAAACGGGGTCGTAGCCAAAGCCATTTGTTCCACGACGCTCAATCAAAATCTCCCCTTCAAGCTTACCTTCTACGAAAACGCATTCACGCTTTTCATTGAGGTTATGAGTTATTGCCATTACCGTCAGAAAATAGGCATCTCGCGCCTGACTTCCTTCCATTTCAGAAAGCAATTTGCTCACATTTTCATCATATGTCGGCTTTCGACCCTGCACTTTATCTGATGCATATCGTGCAGAAAATACACCGGGTGCACCACCAAGAGAAGGAACAATGAGACCCGTGTCGTCAGCGATGACAATTCGTTTTTCAAAATTATCCTTTAAAGCATTGAAGGCTTCAAGGGATTTCTTTTCGGCATTTTGGTGAAGGGTTTCTTGATCCTCAACAGTTTCAGGGATATTAACGTTGAGCAGCGAATGAAACGAAAATCGAGTGTTCAACTTATTTAATTCAGTTTCAAAAAACGCTTGAATCTCCTTGAATTTATCTTGGTTCTTGGTTGCGATAATTAAAGCAACAGGTGTTTTATCAAGCATTTTTAGGAAATAGAGAAAAATAGAGGTTAACTCCGCTTCCGGTCGTTGCCCAGCTGTTGAGAAGAATAAAGGGGACATCGCCCAATGATATTGCGTGAATGGTAAGCGAAACAGAACCAAGTAAAGTAAGATATAAAAAGCCGCGATTGACGGAGCAACGCCCTTCTTTGAAGGTTTGAATGGTTTGAGGCACCCAACAAAGCATGATAAACCCCATCCCAAGCCAACCGAAAATATTCAAAGTCATGAATGTTTATTTTGATAAATAAGTGAAATCATATCTCGAACTGCCTGTTCGATACCCACAAGCGCGGCGCGGGCAATTAGGGAATGCCCAATGCTCACTTCTTCGATTCCACGAAGTTTTGCAAAAGCTTGAATATTGTGATAATTCAATCCGTGACCTGCATTCACCCGAAGCCCTAAGTTTTTGGCAGCAGTTACTGCACTTTGAATTGTTTTCAATTCATTTTCGATTAATCGATCCGATTTTAGGGATGCGTATTTACCTGTATGAATTTCGATGAAATCTGCCCCTACAGCTTTAGAGAGTTCAACTGCCTTTATATCGGGCTCAATAAATAAACTTGTTGGAATTCCCTGCGCCTTGAGTGCTTTGATAAACGGCTTAAGGCTGTCTTGCATTTTTGAAACATTCAATCCACCTTCGGTTGTCAGTTCCGCGCGATTTTCAGGAACAAGGGTCACCAAATCGGGTTTTGTGTTGATGGCAATACGAAGCATTTCTTCGGTCATTGCCATTTCGAGGTCAAGTTTTGATTTTACGGTAGCACGCAAAGCAGCGAGATCGCGGTCTTGGATATGCCGTCGATCTTCACGAAGATGGCAGACAATTCCTTCAGCGCCGGCGAGTTCGGCGAGGATTGCGGCTTGAACGGGATCGGGTTCCTTTTCGCGGCGAGCGTTTCTGAGTGTTGCGATATGATCGATGTTGACAGCGAGTCTCATTCAAAGTCAGTTGAATATGGTTACAATCGAAAAAAAAAGCCGCCAATGGTCATTGAGCGGCTATGCTGCAAGA
This DNA window, taken from Chloroherpetonaceae bacterium, encodes the following:
- the rdgB gene encoding RdgB/HAM1 family non-canonical purine NTP pyrophosphatase, with protein sequence MLDKTPVALIIATKNQDKFKEIQAFFETELNKLNTRFSFHSLLNVNIPETVEDQETLHQNAEKKSLEAFNALKDNFEKRIVIADDTGLIVPSLGGAPGVFSARYASDKVQGRKPTYDENVSKLLSEMEGSQARDAYFLTVMAITHNLNEKRECVFVEGKLEGEILIERRGTNGFGYDPVFLISNFDKTLAELTMEEKNQISHRAKALQGAKLFLQSLFENVSE
- a CDS encoding pyridoxine 5'-phosphate synthase; amino-acid sequence: MRLAVNIDHIATLRNARREKEPDPVQAAILAELAGAEGIVCHLREDRRHIQDRDLAALRATVKSKLDLEMAMTEEMLRIAINTKPDLVTLVPENRAELTTEGGLNVSKMQDSLKPFIKALKAQGIPTSLFIEPDIKAVELSKAVGADFIEIHTGKYASLKSDRLIENELKTIQSAVTAAKNLGLRVNAGHGLNYHNIQAFAKLRGIEEVSIGHSLIARAALVGIEQAVRDMISLIYQNKHS
- a CDS encoding DUF2520 domain-containing protein, with the translated sequence MITHIKVQDYRIALVGTGALGSQLALVLHQLGFSIDCLINRTLDDALELSRKIKTKVISDQVEDIPKAINLLLIAVQDSKIPEVVKQYAEHNHNLKHLTVVHFSGALTTDVLLPLGRRGALTLSMHPYQTFTKKILPNYPEKFKCYYGLQSDEEEGIEFGKFLAHQFGGKILILPKEAKTLYHISSVMLSNYMVTLTSVASELFAALGTPQREAFKVFEPIMRSMLDNLRDSERIWDALSGPIERGDVATVKRHLAELSEQMPHLISVYAAMAMETVRVAVQKGSISQDEAGIMLDDLENYLRRESEFEE